The following is a genomic window from Bordetella petrii.
TGGGGCTGGCCTTGCAGGGCGAGGCCGCGCTGGACGGCGCGCTGCGCTGGTACGAGGCGCCTGTCTTCAAGTTTGGCGAATGGGCCCTGGTGCTGTGCCTCGCGGTGCACCTGGCCGGTGGGCTGCGCCTGTTGTGGATCGAGTTCGCGCCATGGGGCGGCTTGCGGCGGGGCTGGATCGCCGCCGGCACGGCCGCGTCGCTGGCGGTGTCTTTGCTGTTCGTTGCCAACATGTTGGGTTGAACCATGTCCGAGATCGACTACGCGCAAGTGGAAGACGCCGCGCGCGAACTTTACATACGGGCGCTCAAGCGGCTGCCCGATGACATCAAACAGGGCTTCGAGCGCCTGCGCGGCGCCGAATCGTCCGACCGGGCGCGCTCCATCCTGGACACCATGACCACCAACATCGCGGTGGCCGAGGCGCACGACAACCTGCTGTGCCAGGACACGGGCATTCCCATTTACAACGTGCTGGTGGGCCGCCGCGTGGCGCTGGACGGCTGGCGCCTGAAGCAGGCTATCCGCGCCGGCTGCGAGCGCGCCACGCGCGAGCATCCGCTGCGCTCGAGCGTGGTGCATCCCATCAGCCGCAAGAACGCGCACACCTCGTGCGGGCCGGGCGTGCCGGTCATACATGTCGATTTCTGCGAGGACGACGAGCGCTTCGAGATCGAGATGATTCCCAAGGGCAGCGGGTCCGAGAACAATTCGTTTCTGCGCATGGCGATTCCTGCCGAAGGGCTGGATGCCGTCAAGACCTTCGTGATCGACTGCGTGATGCAGGCCGGCGGCAAGACCTGTCCCCCCACTATCGTGGGCGTGGGGGTGGGGGGCACGTCGGACCTGTGCGTGCATCTGGCCAAGCAGGCCGCCACGCGTCCGCTCGGCTCGCGCTGCGACGATCCGCTGGGTGCGCAGCTCGAACAGGAACTGTCGGCGGCGGTCAACCAGTTGGGCGTGGGGCCGCAGGGGCTGGGCGGCGACGCCACCGCCTTCGCGGTGCACGTGGAACTTGCCGCCACCCACATCACCATGAACCCGGTCGCCGTGAACATGCAATGCCATTCGGCGCGCCGGGCGCGGGCCACGCTCACGCCGAACGGCGTGCAGTACGGATTCTGAGCACACCAGGAATCGCAACCATGACTCACCATAACCTGGACATGCCGATTACCGAGACGCAGGCGCGCGCGCTGCGCGTGGGCGACACCGTAACCTTGCAGCACACGTTGTTCGGCATCCGCGATGCCAGCTATATCGCCCTGTTCGACCAGGGACGCGCCACCCGCTTTGACATGAACGGCCACGCCGTCATCCATACCGCGCCGAACGTGCGCAAGGTGGCGGTGTCGGCGCGCAATCCCGCCGGTTATGAGTCGGTGTGCATCGGCACCACGACCTCGGCGCGCATGGAGCGTTTCACGGGCCAGTTGATGCGGCAGTGCGGCGTGCGCCTGATTGTTGGCAAGGGCGGCATGCAGCAGGGGTCGCGCCAGGCATTCATGGAGCAGGGCGGCGCCTACCTGGCCATTGTGGGCGGCACGGCGGCGCTGGAGACCACCTGGATCGAAAGCATCGAGGATGTCGACCTGGACGACCTGAACCCAGAATCGCTGTGGAAATTCCGCATTCGCGATTTCGGGCCGTTGCTGGTGGCAATGGACAGCCATGGGGGCTCGCTGTACGACCAGGTGGCCGAGGATGTCGCCGCGCGGCGCCAGGCGGTCCTGGCCAGCCTGGGAGTGGCGCGATGAGCACGAACGACCTGCAGCAGCGCCAGACCGACGTGCTGATCCTGGGCTCGGGCGGCGCCGGGCTGTTCGCGGCCCTGCATGCGCACGATGCGGCGCCGGGCCTGGACATCACGGTGGCGGTGAAGGGGTTGCTGGGCAAGTGCGGTTGCACGCGCATGGTGCAGGGCGGCTACAACGTGGCCCTGGCCGAAGGCGATTCGCCCGAGCGGCATTTCATGGACACCATCGAGGGCGGCAAGTGGCTGCCCGACCAGGAGCTGGCCTGGACGCTGGTGAACACGGCGGTGGAGCGCGTGCACGAGCTGGAAAACGAGCTGGGCTGCTTTTTCGACCGCAATGCCGACGGCACACTGCACCAGAAAGCCTTCGCCGGCCAGACCTTCGACCGCACGGTGCACAAGGGCGACCTGACCGGCATCGAGATCATCAACCGGCTGGCCGAGCAGGTGTGGGCGCGCCGCATCCACCGCATGGAAGAACATCGCGCGGTGGCGCTGGTGCCGGCGCGCGACGGCCGGCGCATCGCGGGCGTGCTGATGATAGACATCCGCACCGGCGGATTCGTGCTGGTGCGCGCCAAGGCCGTGCTGCTTGCCACTGGCGGCGGCCCGACCATGTACCGCTTTCATACGCCGTCGGGCGACAAAAGCTGCGACGGCCTGTCGATGGCGCTGCACGCCGGCCTGGGCCTGCGCGACATGGAAATGGTGCAGTTTCATCCCACCGGCCTGCTGGCGGGCGCCGACACCCGCATGACCGGCACGGTGCTGGAAGAGGGGCTGCGCGGCGCGGGCGGATACCTGCTCAATGGCGCCGGCGAACGTTTCATGCAGGCGGTGGATCCGCGCGGCGAGCGCGCTACCCGCGACATCGTGTCGCGCGGCATTTATGCCGAAATGCGCGCCGGCCGCACGTCGCCCAACGGCGGCGTGTACATCGAAATGGCGCACCTGGGGCCGGACAAGGTGCGCCGCCAGTTCAAGGGCATGGTAGAGCGCTGCGCCGATTGCGGGTTCGACCTGGCGGGGGGCAGGGTCGAGGTGGTGCCCACGGCGCACTACATGATGGGGGGCGTGGTGTTCCAGCCCGATTGCCGCACGGCACTGGAAGGGCTGTATGCCGCGGGTGAAGATACGGGCGGCGTGCATGGCGCCAACCGGTTGGGCGGCAATGGCGTGGCCAATTCCACGGTGTTCGGCGGCATTGCCGGCGACGCCATGGCGCGCTGGACGCCCGGGCAGGATTGGGCCGAACCCGATCCCGCGGCGTTGCAGGCGGCGCTGGCTCGCGCGCAGGCGCCGCTGGCGCGGCGCGGGGGCGACCTGAACGCGTTGCGCGAGCGGTTGTCCAGCGTGATGTGGGACGACGCCGGCATTGTGCGCGACGCGGCCGGCCTGAACCGCGCGCTGGCCGCCCTGCGCGAGCTGCGCGGCGAGCTTGACCGGATCGGCGTCACTGAGGCCACGCGGGCCTACAACATGGCCTGGCACGACTGGCTGAACCTGGACAGCCTGGTGCATGTCAGCGAAGCCATCGTGCGCGCCGCGCTGGCCCGCGAAGACTCGCGCGGCGCGCACTTCCGCGCCGATTTCCCGGAAGTGCGCGACCTGGAGCATTCCTGGTTTTCCGTGGTGGCGCAACAGGACGGCGTCATGCAGGTGAGCCGGCGGCCCGTGGAATTCACGCGCGTGCAGCCGGGGCAGACTTTGCTGCAGCAGGCAGCGGCTTGAGGCCGGCCGGCGGCCGGCATCCAAGGGGGGAGACATCCATGGCGATACGAGCAACTCTGTGGCGGCTGCTGGTGGCCGCGGCATGGCTGGCGGGCAGCATGGCGTTGGCTGGCAGCGGCGCGGCGCAACCCTATCCCGAGCGGGCGGTGACGCTGGTGACGCCGTTCAGCGTGGGCGGAGACGCCGATCTGGCCGCCCGCAACCTGGCGGCCGCGGCGCAGCGCTACCTGGGCCAGCCCCTGGTGGTGCTGAACCGCGCCGGCGCCAACGGCGCCATCGGCTCGCAGTATGTGAAGGAAGCCGCTCCTGACGGCTACACGCTATTGATGGCGCGCGTAGGGTCGCAGGCCATTCTGCCGGCCCTGCAGCAAAGCTTGTCGTACCGTTGGGACGACTTCACTTTCCTGGGGCTGCTGGAACTGAACCCCTATGTATGCGCCGTGCCGAAGAGCTCGCCTTATCGATCGCTGGCCGACCTGGCGGCGGCCATCAAGGCCAAGCCAGGCGTGCTGAACTACGCCAACAGCGGCCCCGCCACCGTGCTCAACCTGGGCCCGCAATTGCTATTCAGTGTGCTGGGGCTACCGCCCACCGCGGCCATGCCGATTACCTACAAGGGGTCCGGCGATGCCGTGGTGGCCACCTTGTCGGAGCAGGTGGATTTTGTCTGCACCAACTACGCGCCCATCGCCGGACCATTGAACGACGGCCGGCTGCGCGCCCTGGTGACGACCACGCCGGCGCGCCTGCCGACGCTGCCCGACGTGCCCACAGCGCGCGAAGCGGGCTTTCCGCAACTGGAAGTCATCACGGGATGGAGCGCGTTGTACGGGCCGCCCGGCATGGACCCGGCGGCGGCGCGCAAATGGGCCGAGGTGCTGCGCGGTGTATCGTCGGATCGTGGCTGGAACGACGGCACCCGGCAGCTGGGCAGCGTGCCGGACGTGCGTTCGGCGGCGGCCACGCGCGAGTTCGTGCAGGCCCAGGTGCAGGCGTACCAGAAACTGGGGCGCGCCACGGGCATTTCACTGAAGTAGCGCGATCCCGGCAATCATCCCGCTGCGCGGCGTCACGCGCGGCCTTGCAGGACAAGGAGTTTCATTGATGGCAGTTTCCGCTCGCGGCGCCGACAGCCTGGCCCGCTCGATCAAGGCGGCAGGCATCAACCGCCTGTTCACGCTTTCCGGCAATCACATCATGCCTGTGTTCGATGCGGCCTTGTCGGCCGGCATCGAACTGGTGCACGTGCGCCACGAGGCCAGCGCGGTGCATATGGCCGACGCCTGGGCGCGCCTGACCGGGGAGCCAGGCGTTGCCCTGGTGACGGGCGGCCCCGGCCATGCCAATGCGGTGTCCGCGTTGTACACGGCGCAGATGTCGGAATCGCCGGTGGTGCTGCTGTCGGGCCACGCGCCGAACCGCCAGGCGGGCTGGGGCGCCTTTCAGGAAATGGACCAGGCCGCCATGGCGGCGCCGGTTACCAAGGCGTCGTGGGCGGCCGGATCGGCGGCCGGGTTGGCGGCCGACTTCGTGCGCGCCTGCCGGGTGGCGCGCAGCGGCCGGCCCGGCCCGGTGCACTTGAGCCTGCCTATCGATGCGCTGGAACAGCCCGCCGATGGGCCGCTGCCGGCGGCGCGCGATTACGCCCAGTTGCCGATGCCGCTGGATGGCGGGCAGGCCGCCGCGCTGGCGGCCCGCCTGGCGCGCGCCGAGCGGCCGCTGGTGCTGGTGGGCCCGCGCGGGCTGACCGACGCGGGCCGCGTGCGCGTGGCTGCGTTGCGGCAGGCCTGGGGCCTGCCCGTCGTGGCTACCGAGAGCCCGCGCGGCGCCAACGACCCGGCGCTGGGGGCGTTCGCCCCGGTGCTGGCGCGTGCCGACTGCGTGCTGCTCGTGGGCAAGCGCCTGGATTTCACCTTGCAGTTCGGCCAGGCCTTCGATTCCGCCTGCGTGTTCATGCAGATCGACGCCGACGAGCGCGAGTGGGCCCGCACCCGGCGCGCCGTGGGAGAACGCCTGCACGACACCTTGCTGGCCGACACGCATGCCGCGCTGGACGGTCTGGCGCAACTCGTGGTGCGCGGCCAGCCAGACTGGCTGGCCGAGGTCGAGGCCGCGCTGGCCTACCGGCCGCCGGCCTGGAACGATGCCCGTGGCACGGACGCCGGCCTGCATCCCGCCGAGCTGTGCCGGGCGGTGCAGCAGGTGCTGGACTCGCACCCAGATTCTGTGCTGGTCTGCGACGGCGGCGAATTCGGCCAATGGGCGCAGGCCTGCCTGCGCGCGCCGCATCGCGTCATCAATGGCGCGGCGGGGGCCATTGGCAGCGCCTTGCCCATGGCGCTGGCGGGGCGGCTGGCGCATCGCGGCGCGCCGGTGGTGGCGATGATGGGCGACGGCACCTTCGGCTTTCATTGCGCCGAACTGGATACGGCCGTGCGCTACGGATTGCCCTTCATCTGCGTGGTGGGCAACGATGCGCGCTGGAATGCCGAATACCAGATCCAGCTGAACAACTATGGGGCCGAACGCCTGGTGGGCTGCGAACTGCTGCCTACCCGCTATGACCGCGTGGCCGAAGGGTTCGGCGCGCACGGCGCCTGGGTCGCCAAGGCAGGCGAACTGGCGCCGGCGCTGCAGGCCGCCGTGCGGGCCACGCTGCCCACCTGCGTGAACGTGTCGCTGGCGGGACTGCCGGCGCCCGTGGTGCGGCAGCACTGACGCCGCGCCGCCAACATGGAAACCTGGCTGCTGCTGGCCTTGGGCGCGTGCGTGGCCGCTTTCGTGCAAGGCCTGGCCGGTTTCGGCTTCGGCCTGGTGTCGATGGCGTTCTGGTCCTGGACGCTGCCGCCGGTCCTGGCGGCGCCGGCCGTGGTGTTCGGCTCGCTGATCGGCCAGTTGCTGGCCGTGCGTTCGCTGCGCCACGGCATCGACTGGCGCCGGCTGACGCCGTTCCTGCTGGGCGGACTGGCGGGCGTGCCGGTGGGCGTGGCGCTGCTGCGGTATGTCGATCCCGCCGCTTTCCGACTGGGCGTGGGCGTGGTGCTGCTGGTGTATTGCCCCGCCATGCTGCTGGCCGCCGAGCTGCCGCGCATCAAGCATGGCGGGCGCGTGGCCGACGCGGCGGTGGGCTGGCTGGGTGGCGCCATGGGCGGCTTCGGCGGCCTGCCCGGGCCGGCGACCACGCTGTGGTGCGTGCTGCGCGGCTGGCCGCGCGACCAGCAGCGCGCCGTATTCCAGAGCTTCAACCTTGCCATGCACGCCATTACGTTCGCGGGCTACGCCGCCGCTGGCGTGCTTACTGCGCAGACCGTGCCGGTGTTCGCTATTGTGGGCGCTGCCGTGCTGGGCCCGACCCTGGCAGGCGTGCATCTGTATCGCCGCTTCAGCGATGCCACCTTCCGCCGCCTGGTATTGGGCCTGCTCACCGTGTCGGGCGTGGCCCTGGTGGTGGCCGGCGCGCGCGGTTTCTGGTCTTAGGCCTGGCCGGCCAGATCGCGCAGCTGCGCCAGCAGGGCATCGGGAATCTCGACCCCTTCTTCGCCTGCCCGCCGTTGCAGCGCGGCGCGCCGCGCGCCGGGCAAGCGCACGTCGCTGTCGACCAGCATGGCGGCGATCAGCGTTTCTACGCGTTCCAGATACACGTCGCGCCCGGCCAGGGCGTCCGGGTCGATGGCCAGGAAGGCCTGGCCGATGCGCGCCTGATTGCCTGCTTCGGTGAAGAACGAATCGGCCTCGAAGCCGAAGTGCGCGCCGGTCAGCGCGCAGGCCAGCAGTTCGACGATCAGCGCCAGCATGGCGCCCTTGACGCCACCCATGGGCAGCATGCTGCCGGCCAGCCCGGCCTTGGGGTCGGTGGTGGGATTGCCCTGGGCGTCCAGCGCCCAACCCGGCGGGATCTCGCGGCCTTCGCGCGCCGCCACCATCAGCTTGCCGCGCGCCACTTCCGACAATGACAGGTCGATGACCAGCGGGTCGCCATCGCGGCGGGGAAAGGCCGCCGCGATAGGGTTGGTGCCGAACAGCGCGCGCTTGCCGCCCCAGGCCGGCATGGCCGCCGGTGAATTACCCAGGGCCAGCCCGACCAAGCCTTGCCGCGCCAGGCCGTCGAGATGATAGGCCGCCACGCCGAAATGGTGGCTGTTGGTCACGCCGGCGAACGCCACGCCGTGTGACCGTGCGCGCGTCGCGGTTTCGCGTACGGCCAGGGCGCAGGCGGGAAAGGCCAGCCCGGCGCCCGCGTCGACCAGCACCGCGCCGCCGCGTTCGCGGGCGATGCGGGGCACCGCGTTGCCCAGGGCGCGGCCATTGCGCACGTGCGCGGCGTACGACGGCACGCGCGATACGCCATGCGAGGCCAGGCCCTGCGAGTCGGCATAGACCAGCGCGTGCGCGGTGCTGTCGGCCATGTCGGGGTTGGCGCCAGCGCCGCGCAGCGCGGCGGCGGCCAGTTCATGCAAGGATTTCAGGTCTACGGTTGCCATGGAAGGGCTCGGTTGCGGGGGGGGGGCAGGTGTCTGAGTTCGCCGGTGTCAGTGGTTCACCGCGCGTTGCGCGACCCGCCCGGGATGAAAGCGGGTG
Proteins encoded in this region:
- a CDS encoding sulfite exporter TauE/SafE family protein, producing the protein METWLLLALGACVAAFVQGLAGFGFGLVSMAFWSWTLPPVLAAPAVVFGSLIGQLLAVRSLRHGIDWRRLTPFLLGGLAGVPVGVALLRYVDPAAFRLGVGVVLLVYCPAMLLAAELPRIKHGGRVADAAVGWLGGAMGGFGGLPGPATTLWCVLRGWPRDQQRAVFQSFNLAMHAITFAGYAAAGVLTAQTVPVFAIVGAAVLGPTLAGVHLYRRFSDATFRRLVLGLLTVSGVALVVAGARGFWS
- a CDS encoding fumarate hydratase, which codes for MSEIDYAQVEDAARELYIRALKRLPDDIKQGFERLRGAESSDRARSILDTMTTNIAVAEAHDNLLCQDTGIPIYNVLVGRRVALDGWRLKQAIRAGCERATREHPLRSSVVHPISRKNAHTSCGPGVPVIHVDFCEDDERFEIEMIPKGSGSENNSFLRMAIPAEGLDAVKTFVIDCVMQAGGKTCPPTIVGVGVGGTSDLCVHLAKQAATRPLGSRCDDPLGAQLEQELSAAVNQLGVGPQGLGGDATAFAVHVELAATHITMNPVAVNMQCHSARRARATLTPNGVQYGF
- a CDS encoding fumarate hydratase C-terminal domain-containing protein, whose amino-acid sequence is MTHHNLDMPITETQARALRVGDTVTLQHTLFGIRDASYIALFDQGRATRFDMNGHAVIHTAPNVRKVAVSARNPAGYESVCIGTTTSARMERFTGQLMRQCGVRLIVGKGGMQQGSRQAFMEQGGAYLAIVGGTAALETTWIESIEDVDLDDLNPESLWKFRIRDFGPLLVAMDSHGGSLYDQVAEDVAARRQAVLASLGVAR
- a CDS encoding succinate dehydrogenase, encoding MRRNDRRARTHASWLAFAAHRISGLLLLAFLPVHFWTLGLALQGEAALDGALRWYEAPVFKFGEWALVLCLAVHLAGGLRLLWIEFAPWGGLRRGWIAAGTAASLAVSLLFVANMLG
- a CDS encoding Bug family tripartite tricarboxylate transporter substrate binding protein, whose product is MAIRATLWRLLVAAAWLAGSMALAGSGAAQPYPERAVTLVTPFSVGGDADLAARNLAAAAQRYLGQPLVVLNRAGANGAIGSQYVKEAAPDGYTLLMARVGSQAILPALQQSLSYRWDDFTFLGLLELNPYVCAVPKSSPYRSLADLAAAIKAKPGVLNYANSGPATVLNLGPQLLFSVLGLPPTAAMPITYKGSGDAVVATLSEQVDFVCTNYAPIAGPLNDGRLRALVTTTPARLPTLPDVPTAREAGFPQLEVITGWSALYGPPGMDPAAARKWAEVLRGVSSDRGWNDGTRQLGSVPDVRSAAATREFVQAQVQAYQKLGRATGISLK
- a CDS encoding thiamine pyrophosphate-binding protein, which gives rise to MAVSARGADSLARSIKAAGINRLFTLSGNHIMPVFDAALSAGIELVHVRHEASAVHMADAWARLTGEPGVALVTGGPGHANAVSALYTAQMSESPVVLLSGHAPNRQAGWGAFQEMDQAAMAAPVTKASWAAGSAAGLAADFVRACRVARSGRPGPVHLSLPIDALEQPADGPLPAARDYAQLPMPLDGGQAAALAARLARAERPLVLVGPRGLTDAGRVRVAALRQAWGLPVVATESPRGANDPALGAFAPVLARADCVLLVGKRLDFTLQFGQAFDSACVFMQIDADEREWARTRRAVGERLHDTLLADTHAALDGLAQLVVRGQPDWLAEVEAALAYRPPAWNDARGTDAGLHPAELCRAVQQVLDSHPDSVLVCDGGEFGQWAQACLRAPHRVINGAAGAIGSALPMALAGRLAHRGAPVVAMMGDGTFGFHCAELDTAVRYGLPFICVVGNDARWNAEYQIQLNNYGAERLVGCELLPTRYDRVAEGFGAHGAWVAKAGELAPALQAAVRATLPTCVNVSLAGLPAPVVRQH
- a CDS encoding Ldh family oxidoreductase, translating into MATVDLKSLHELAAAALRGAGANPDMADSTAHALVYADSQGLASHGVSRVPSYAAHVRNGRALGNAVPRIARERGGAVLVDAGAGLAFPACALAVRETATRARSHGVAFAGVTNSHHFGVAAYHLDGLARQGLVGLALGNSPAAMPAWGGKRALFGTNPIAAAFPRRDGDPLVIDLSLSEVARGKLMVAAREGREIPPGWALDAQGNPTTDPKAGLAGSMLPMGGVKGAMLALIVELLACALTGAHFGFEADSFFTEAGNQARIGQAFLAIDPDALAGRDVYLERVETLIAAMLVDSDVRLPGARRAALQRRAGEEGVEIPDALLAQLRDLAGQA
- a CDS encoding L-aspartate oxidase; the protein is MSTNDLQQRQTDVLILGSGGAGLFAALHAHDAAPGLDITVAVKGLLGKCGCTRMVQGGYNVALAEGDSPERHFMDTIEGGKWLPDQELAWTLVNTAVERVHELENELGCFFDRNADGTLHQKAFAGQTFDRTVHKGDLTGIEIINRLAEQVWARRIHRMEEHRAVALVPARDGRRIAGVLMIDIRTGGFVLVRAKAVLLATGGGPTMYRFHTPSGDKSCDGLSMALHAGLGLRDMEMVQFHPTGLLAGADTRMTGTVLEEGLRGAGGYLLNGAGERFMQAVDPRGERATRDIVSRGIYAEMRAGRTSPNGGVYIEMAHLGPDKVRRQFKGMVERCADCGFDLAGGRVEVVPTAHYMMGGVVFQPDCRTALEGLYAAGEDTGGVHGANRLGGNGVANSTVFGGIAGDAMARWTPGQDWAEPDPAALQAALARAQAPLARRGGDLNALRERLSSVMWDDAGIVRDAAGLNRALAALRELRGELDRIGVTEATRAYNMAWHDWLNLDSLVHVSEAIVRAALAREDSRGAHFRADFPEVRDLEHSWFSVVAQQDGVMQVSRRPVEFTRVQPGQTLLQQAAA